Proteins from a genomic interval of Gordonia sp. SL306:
- a CDS encoding carboxylesterase family protein, whose translation MTDTGFLTLTIDCPAGDVVARMDGDVIRATGIPYASADRFEVPVPEPSSAEPIDATSWSPACPQNETEDLLRSRFGDAALGDVPEDEQCHRLSVTVPADREPGESLPVMVWIHGGSYVLGAADAPCHDPANLVAEQRVVVVSITYRLGLFGFVGDDVDRPANLGLLDMIEALRWVRRNVAAFGGDPDAVTVFGESAGADAAAHLMIADGTEGLFRRVIMQSAPLGLARGRAGLSAAMVDATRQIDTTTPIDDVLAAQSALARNPALLRYGLGALMAFGTQYGHAPLPAEDEVDAAWEQRAADVEVLIGWNEREAAFFTAGISVLGGLQKIPVAGPALYELIVRGATKAVYTSAAKDFIRRHRRVGGLAAQYVLEWGVPGDPLRAAHTVDIPLLFGDQSTWDGAPVLVGHRWSEVEANGRRLRAIWADFARAGWTSPADVPGLIRFGRE comes from the coding sequence ATGACGGACACCGGTTTCCTGACCCTCACCATCGACTGCCCGGCGGGCGACGTCGTCGCCCGGATGGACGGTGACGTGATCCGCGCGACGGGCATCCCGTATGCGAGTGCCGATCGGTTCGAGGTGCCAGTGCCGGAACCATCGTCGGCGGAACCGATCGACGCGACATCCTGGTCGCCGGCCTGTCCACAGAACGAGACCGAGGATCTGCTCCGGAGTCGGTTCGGGGACGCAGCCCTCGGCGACGTGCCCGAGGACGAACAATGCCATCGACTGTCGGTCACCGTCCCCGCCGACCGCGAGCCGGGTGAGTCGCTGCCGGTGATGGTGTGGATTCACGGTGGTTCCTATGTGCTCGGCGCCGCAGATGCGCCGTGTCACGATCCAGCGAATCTCGTTGCCGAGCAACGGGTTGTGGTGGTGTCGATCACGTACCGGCTGGGGCTGTTCGGCTTCGTCGGCGACGACGTCGACCGCCCGGCGAATCTCGGCCTGTTGGACATGATCGAGGCGCTGCGCTGGGTACGACGGAACGTCGCCGCGTTCGGCGGTGATCCCGACGCCGTCACCGTCTTTGGCGAGTCCGCAGGCGCGGATGCCGCGGCGCACCTGATGATCGCCGACGGTACCGAGGGATTGTTCCGGCGGGTGATCATGCAAAGCGCCCCTCTGGGTCTCGCGCGCGGGCGCGCGGGCCTGAGTGCGGCGATGGTCGACGCGACGCGCCAGATCGATACGACCACGCCCATCGACGACGTCCTGGCCGCGCAGAGTGCGTTGGCCCGCAACCCCGCCCTGCTCCGCTACGGCCTGGGGGCGCTGATGGCGTTCGGCACGCAGTACGGGCACGCGCCGCTGCCCGCCGAGGACGAGGTCGACGCCGCATGGGAGCAGCGAGCCGCCGACGTGGAGGTCCTGATCGGCTGGAACGAGCGTGAGGCGGCGTTCTTCACCGCCGGGATCTCCGTTCTCGGTGGGCTGCAGAAGATCCCGGTTGCCGGGCCGGCGCTGTACGAGCTGATCGTGCGAGGTGCCACCAAGGCGGTGTACACCAGTGCCGCAAAGGATTTCATTCGGCGCCATAGACGAGTCGGCGGACTCGCGGCGCAGTACGTCCTGGAATGGGGCGTCCCCGGCGACCCATTGCGGGCAGCGCACACCGTCGACATCCCGTTGCTGTTCGGCGATCAGTCGACGTGGGACGGAGCGCCGGTCCTGGTCGGGCACAGGTGGTCCGAGGTCGAGGCGAACGGTCGTCGACTCCGTGCGATCTGGGCCGATTTCGCGCGGGCAGGGTGGACATCACCCGCCGACGTGCCGGGGTTGATCAGGTTCGGGAGGGAGTGA
- a CDS encoding PadR family transcriptional regulator, translated as MSLRHALLALLTAGPLTGYDAAKQFGGSVGHVWHAPDSQIYPELRRMQRDGLVAGEEVRWGPRSTKTQYSVTDEGIEAFRAWMNTPLGHAPVRDAHHMQAAYFEWADPDAAREILRRHIDYHTEQVDLLTKVRDGITAQTDPAIVRRLHRYPGSERARIVAYKAHTYDGMISRAQSEIDWAHKGLELIDRLERDGVDAAPPKGTAI; from the coding sequence ATGAGCCTTCGTCACGCCCTGCTCGCCCTGCTCACCGCAGGGCCGCTGACCGGTTATGACGCCGCGAAGCAATTCGGCGGTTCGGTGGGCCACGTGTGGCACGCTCCCGACTCGCAGATATATCCCGAGTTGAGGCGGATGCAGCGAGACGGGCTGGTCGCCGGTGAGGAGGTCCGCTGGGGTCCGCGCAGCACGAAGACCCAGTACAGCGTCACCGACGAGGGGATCGAGGCATTCCGGGCGTGGATGAACACACCCCTCGGTCACGCTCCGGTCCGCGATGCCCACCACATGCAGGCGGCCTACTTCGAGTGGGCCGATCCCGATGCCGCGCGCGAGATCCTGCGACGGCACATCGACTACCACACCGAACAGGTCGACCTGCTCACCAAGGTGCGCGACGGGATCACGGCCCAGACGGACCCCGCCATCGTGCGCCGCCTTCACAGGTATCCCGGGAGCGAGCGTGCTCGGATCGTCGCCTACAAGGCACATACCTACGACGGCATGATCAGTCGCGCGCAGTCTGAAATCGACTGGGCGCACAAGGGGCTCGAGCTGATCGATCGGCTCGAGCGCGACGGGGTGGACGCGGCCCCGCCGAAGGGTACTGCCATCTAG
- a CDS encoding sensor histidine kinase codes for MASSSSPAPLLGLAELADEQRIDTILIDHALQGIRIQVLLRLLLSVFVLLSVALEPPVHSAGICIAIAAVYVAWCLGGVAVAPRAGILAIRFAWLTLFLDLVVLVAVTAVASQSDESSWTADVLVTGFAIVPMIAAIGMRPMVCAAVVVPTVVVYFVANAIARVPNGRPWSVILLSTLVIGILALGAVLLSRLQRSRVVTIGSLAAERSRLLDEVMQIEHRERRDLAEHLHDGALQYVLGARQELAVLAAGSPDPQVVGRIDEALGESARLLRSTLGELHPAVLDQSGLAVALIDLADSIERRGAFTVSVDTVGWPDGIRTPVDAVLFASARELLTNVVKHAQAGTVQLTAEVDEGRARVVVVDDGVGVDPQLFDQRVAGGHIGLVSRRVRLEGQGGRLTVAPHPAGGTVAIAEVPVGEL; via the coding sequence GTGGCCTCCTCGAGTAGCCCGGCGCCCCTTCTGGGGCTTGCCGAACTCGCCGACGAACAGCGGATCGACACGATCCTGATCGATCACGCCCTGCAGGGCATCCGGATTCAGGTGCTGCTGCGTCTTCTGCTGTCGGTGTTCGTCCTGTTGTCGGTGGCCCTAGAACCCCCGGTCCACAGCGCAGGGATCTGCATCGCGATCGCCGCGGTCTATGTGGCGTGGTGCCTCGGGGGTGTGGCCGTCGCACCGCGCGCCGGCATTCTCGCCATCCGATTCGCCTGGCTGACCCTGTTCCTCGACCTCGTGGTGCTCGTCGCGGTGACGGCCGTCGCCAGTCAGTCGGACGAGAGCAGTTGGACCGCAGATGTTCTGGTGACCGGTTTCGCGATCGTCCCGATGATCGCCGCGATCGGCATGCGCCCCATGGTGTGCGCGGCGGTGGTCGTCCCGACGGTGGTGGTCTACTTCGTCGCCAACGCGATCGCGCGTGTTCCCAATGGACGGCCGTGGTCGGTGATCCTGCTGAGCACCTTGGTGATCGGCATTCTCGCGCTCGGCGCCGTACTGCTCTCGCGACTCCAGCGCTCCCGGGTGGTGACCATCGGATCCCTCGCCGCCGAACGCAGTCGGCTGCTCGACGAGGTGATGCAGATCGAGCACCGCGAGCGGCGAGATCTGGCCGAGCACTTGCACGACGGCGCGCTGCAGTACGTTCTCGGCGCGCGCCAGGAACTGGCCGTACTCGCCGCCGGAAGTCCCGATCCGCAGGTCGTCGGGCGGATCGACGAGGCACTCGGCGAATCCGCGCGCCTCCTGCGCTCCACGCTCGGGGAGTTGCACCCCGCGGTCCTGGACCAGTCGGGCCTGGCCGTCGCGCTCATCGACCTCGCCGACTCGATCGAGCGACGGGGCGCGTTCACGGTCTCGGTCGACACCGTCGGCTGGCCCGACGGCATCCGGACGCCGGTCGATGCGGTGCTCTTCGCGTCCGCGCGGGAGTTGCTGACCAACGTCGTCAAGCACGCACAGGCGGGCACGGTGCAACTCACCGCGGAAGTGGACGAGGGCCGTGCGCGGGTGGTGGTGGTCGACGACGGCGTAGGTGTCGACCCGCAACTGTTCGACCAACGTGTCGCCGGTGGCCACATCGGTCTGGTGTCCCGGCGGGTACGGCTCGAAGGACAGGGTGGGAGACTCACCGTCGCGCCGCACCCCGCAGGCGGAACGGTCGCGATCGCCGAGGTGCCGGTCGGGGAGCTCTGA
- a CDS encoding aromatic ring-hydroxylating oxygenase subunit alpha has protein sequence MTDLGPGGATATNMDFPLDAWYVAAWDHELSTATPMARTVAGKPMALYLTTEGRPVALADACWHRLAPLSMGTRVGADEVQCPYHGLRYNSAGRCTHMPAQETINPSAMVASYPVEKRYRFFWVWPGDPTLADPALIPDMFQMDSPEWAGDGRTIEVEANYQLVLDNLMDLTHEEFVHSSSIGQDELSDSGFAVTHDERTVTVSRWMHDIDAPPFWLKNMRDKFPGFEGKVDRWQIIEFQAPGTIRIDVGVAKAGTGAPEGDRSQGVNGFVMNTMTPVDKKTSLYFWAFMRDYCLDSQLITTALREGVHRVFGEDEAMLTAQQKAIEAHPDHEFYNLNIDAGGMWVRRIIQRMIEAERSDAAADIDGLATQVVN, from the coding sequence ATGACCGATCTGGGACCCGGCGGAGCGACCGCCACCAACATGGACTTCCCATTGGACGCCTGGTACGTCGCCGCGTGGGATCACGAACTCTCCACCGCCACGCCGATGGCACGGACCGTTGCGGGCAAGCCGATGGCGCTGTACCTCACCACCGAAGGGCGGCCGGTGGCGTTGGCCGACGCGTGTTGGCACCGGCTGGCCCCGCTGTCGATGGGCACGCGCGTCGGCGCCGACGAAGTGCAGTGCCCCTATCACGGCCTCCGGTACAACTCGGCCGGGCGGTGCACCCATATGCCGGCACAGGAGACGATCAATCCCTCCGCGATGGTCGCCTCCTATCCCGTCGAGAAGCGATATCGGTTCTTCTGGGTCTGGCCGGGAGACCCCACTCTGGCAGATCCAGCCCTGATCCCGGACATGTTCCAGATGGATTCCCCCGAGTGGGCGGGCGATGGGCGCACCATCGAGGTGGAAGCCAATTACCAACTGGTGCTGGACAATCTGATGGATCTGACCCACGAGGAGTTCGTCCACTCGTCCTCCATCGGCCAGGACGAACTCAGCGACTCGGGTTTCGCCGTCACCCACGATGAGCGGACCGTCACGGTGAGTCGGTGGATGCACGATATCGACGCACCGCCGTTCTGGCTCAAGAACATGCGTGACAAGTTCCCCGGTTTCGAGGGCAAGGTCGACCGCTGGCAGATCATCGAATTCCAGGCACCCGGAACCATCCGGATCGATGTCGGCGTCGCCAAGGCCGGCACCGGCGCACCCGAGGGCGACCGCAGCCAGGGTGTCAACGGCTTCGTGATGAACACGATGACTCCGGTCGACAAGAAGACCTCGCTGTACTTCTGGGCCTTCATGCGTGACTACTGTCTCGACAGCCAACTGATCACCACTGCTCTTCGTGAAGGCGTCCACCGGGTGTTCGGCGAGGACGAAGCGATGCTCACGGCGCAGCAGAAGGCGATCGAGGCACACCCCGACCACGAGTTCTACAACCTCAACATCGATGCAGGCGGGATGTGGGTGCGGCGCATCATCCAGCGGATGATCGAGGCCGAGCGGTCCGATGCCGCTGCCGACATCGATGGTCTCGCCACCCAGGTCGTGAACTGA
- a CDS encoding PIG-L deacetylase family protein, translated as MSTIVFVHAHPDDEGTATAGTMIRAAREGHRVVVVYCTDGDPGDVPDDLAPGETVASRRRGEAEASAAITGTARVEWLGYADSGMTGWAQNNTDGVFARADPDEAARRLADLLDEESADAVVGYDWHGGYGHPDHVMLHRTTLAAVELAAKRPRYLEVTMNRDLVRQLFVLAAERGMEGFDPDTRGDDGNPIGTPESELHWAVDLGDDVMTKREALACHASQTDVRQLLAMPVEMFPVGFGTEHYIEPGRPPGMVRGWWLDDPWAG; from the coding sequence ATGAGCACAATCGTCTTTGTCCATGCCCACCCCGACGACGAGGGCACGGCCACCGCGGGAACCATGATCCGAGCGGCGCGCGAGGGTCACCGGGTCGTGGTCGTCTACTGCACCGACGGAGACCCGGGCGACGTCCCCGACGATCTGGCGCCTGGCGAGACGGTGGCGAGTCGACGGCGCGGCGAAGCGGAGGCCTCGGCCGCCATCACCGGCACCGCGCGGGTGGAATGGCTCGGATATGCCGACTCCGGAATGACCGGCTGGGCGCAGAACAACACCGACGGCGTATTCGCACGCGCGGACCCGGACGAAGCGGCCCGCCGACTGGCCGACCTTCTCGATGAGGAGAGTGCAGACGCAGTCGTCGGGTATGACTGGCACGGTGGCTACGGCCATCCCGATCACGTCATGTTGCACAGGACAACGCTCGCCGCCGTGGAACTCGCCGCGAAGCGCCCCCGCTACCTCGAGGTCACGATGAACCGCGACCTCGTGCGACAACTGTTCGTCCTCGCCGCCGAGAGGGGCATGGAGGGATTCGACCCGGACACCCGCGGCGACGACGGCAATCCGATCGGCACTCCCGAGAGCGAACTGCACTGGGCCGTTGACCTCGGCGACGACGTGATGACCAAACGCGAGGCCCTCGCCTGCCACGCCAGTCAGACCGATGTCCGGCAACTCCTGGCGATGCCGGTCGAGATGTTCCCCGTCGGTTTCGGAACCGAGCACTACATCGAACCCGGCAGGCCGCCGGGCATGGTCCGGGGCTGGTGGCTCGACGATCCGTGGGCCGGTTAG
- a CDS encoding LysR family transcriptional regulator gives MNVHHELDWFIAIAEAENLTAAGEQAHVSQPTLSRFIARLERDVGVALFDRHGRRLVLNRFGQVYLERARRARVQLDAAHREIDEMRRPARGVVRLAFLHSFGVTLVPDLIRRFRDENPEARFTLTQDAAATVVDHVIGGDADLAIVSPRPMRTDMAWYAIAEQKLALVVPSDHRFADRTTIGLAEAADEEFIVMERGFGMRRIFDELCAAADIVPTIAFSSAELATITGLVGAGLGIGVVPVDDADRSSDVALIPLTGESREIGLTWLRPRPLPDAAERFRDFVIGRISPD, from the coding sequence ATGAATGTGCACCACGAACTCGATTGGTTCATCGCTATCGCCGAGGCGGAGAACCTGACCGCCGCCGGTGAGCAGGCCCATGTCTCGCAGCCGACGCTGTCGCGTTTCATCGCACGGTTGGAGCGAGACGTCGGTGTGGCGCTCTTCGATCGGCACGGTCGGCGTCTGGTGCTCAATCGATTCGGGCAGGTGTACCTCGAACGTGCTCGCCGGGCGCGGGTGCAACTCGATGCCGCCCATCGCGAGATCGACGAGATGCGGCGGCCGGCGCGAGGGGTGGTGCGGCTGGCCTTCCTGCATTCCTTCGGTGTCACGTTGGTGCCCGATCTGATCCGGCGGTTCCGCGATGAGAACCCGGAGGCGCGGTTCACCCTGACCCAGGACGCGGCAGCAACTGTCGTGGACCATGTGATCGGCGGAGACGCCGACCTCGCGATCGTGTCGCCGCGCCCGATGCGCACCGACATGGCCTGGTACGCGATCGCCGAGCAGAAGCTCGCCCTGGTGGTGCCGTCCGATCATCGGTTCGCCGATCGCACCACGATCGGTCTCGCGGAGGCGGCCGACGAGGAGTTCATCGTGATGGAGCGCGGATTCGGCATGCGTCGGATCTTCGACGAACTGTGCGCGGCAGCCGATATCGTCCCGACGATCGCCTTCTCCTCCGCCGAGCTGGCGACCATCACCGGCCTCGTCGGCGCGGGACTCGGGATCGGGGTCGTGCCCGTCGACGACGCCGATCGCAGCTCCGACGTTGCCCTCATCCCGCTGACCGGCGAGTCACGCGAGATCGGCCTGACCTGGTTGCGGCCGCGTCCCCTGCCCGACGCCGCCGAGAGATTTCGCGACTTCGTCATCGGGCGCATTTCACCTGATTAG
- a CDS encoding MFS transporter, with amino-acid sequence MTTRTTTSAPNTRHTLGSPGYRRATTALFAAGMTTFMALYYVQALLPQLSDHFGVSPATSALAVSLTTGFLAIAIIPASVLSERYGRVRVMVISALAASIIGIVLPWSPSIEVLLAGRALQGVLCAGVPAVAMAYLAEEVDGASLGTAMGRYVAGTTIGGLTGRLVPGVAADLVSWQWALEAACLVSLGFALVFWRTVPASRFFSPQRVAPRITVRNLMNHLRDPGLLPLFVLAFVLMGGFVTVYNFIGYRLLRHPFDLSEATVAAVFLMYLAGTFSSTFAGRLADRRGRRQVLIVAVTTMLVGLALTVPDRLLLVLIGMLLFTGGFFAAHSVASGWVSARATAHRAEASSLYLFHYYLGSSVVGALGGLVFAAFGWTGVATYVAVLVVVGLVLTVLSRR; translated from the coding sequence ATGACCACGAGAACCACCACCTCCGCCCCGAACACCCGGCACACGCTGGGCTCACCGGGCTATCGGCGCGCCACCACGGCACTGTTCGCCGCAGGCATGACGACGTTCATGGCCCTCTACTACGTGCAGGCCCTCCTGCCGCAGCTCTCCGACCACTTCGGGGTCTCGCCTGCCACCTCAGCGCTCGCCGTCTCACTGACCACCGGGTTCCTCGCCATCGCGATCATCCCGGCGAGTGTGCTGTCCGAGCGGTACGGGCGAGTGCGGGTGATGGTGATCTCGGCGCTCGCCGCGTCGATCATCGGCATCGTGCTCCCGTGGTCGCCGTCCATCGAGGTACTCCTCGCCGGCCGTGCGTTACAGGGTGTGCTGTGCGCAGGCGTGCCCGCGGTGGCGATGGCCTACCTCGCCGAGGAAGTCGACGGCGCATCCCTCGGCACGGCGATGGGTCGCTATGTCGCGGGCACCACGATCGGCGGACTGACCGGTCGTCTCGTCCCCGGTGTCGCGGCCGATCTGGTGTCGTGGCAGTGGGCGCTGGAGGCGGCCTGCCTCGTCTCGCTGGGTTTCGCGCTCGTGTTCTGGCGCACGGTCCCCGCATCGCGCTTCTTCAGTCCCCAGCGTGTGGCACCACGGATCACGGTCCGGAACCTGATGAACCATCTACGCGACCCCGGCCTGCTCCCGCTGTTCGTCCTCGCCTTCGTCCTGATGGGCGGGTTCGTCACGGTCTACAACTTCATCGGCTACCGACTCCTCCGGCACCCGTTCGATCTCAGCGAGGCGACCGTCGCGGCGGTCTTCCTGATGTACCTGGCGGGGACGTTCTCGTCGACCTTCGCCGGCCGCTTGGCCGACCGGAGAGGTCGCAGGCAGGTACTGATCGTCGCGGTCACCACCATGCTGGTGGGACTCGCCCTGACCGTGCCCGACCGTCTACTGCTGGTGCTGATCGGCATGCTGCTGTTCACCGGCGGGTTCTTCGCGGCGCATTCGGTGGCCAGCGGGTGGGTGTCCGCGCGTGCCACCGCTCACCGGGCCGAGGCCTCGTCGCTCTACCTCTTCCACTACTACCTGGGCAGTTCGGTGGTGGGCGCCCTCGGCGGGCTCGTGTTCGCGGCGTTCGGTTGGACGGGGGTCGCGACCTACGTTGCGGTGCTCGTCGTCGTGGGACTGGTGCTCACAGTGCTGTCGCGACGCTGA
- a CDS encoding response regulator, which translates to MDLVTVVVVDDHPFFRDGVARGLTQSGRVRVLGEAGDGTEGLEVIRRELPDVAVVDYQMPGMTGVEVAHAVARDGLRTRVLLLSAVTDGPIVFRALAEGAAGYLAKDADRDDIVGAVTRVAKGETVVPPELAAGLAGEIRIRSQSDAPALSERERQVLTGFARGQSIPQVAAELYIGASTVKTHTQRLYEKLGVSDRAAAVAEAMRRGLLE; encoded by the coding sequence ATGGACCTGGTGACCGTGGTCGTCGTCGACGATCACCCCTTCTTCCGCGACGGGGTCGCCCGTGGGCTCACCCAGAGCGGGCGGGTGCGTGTGCTGGGTGAGGCGGGCGACGGCACCGAGGGATTGGAGGTGATCCGCCGGGAGCTGCCGGACGTGGCCGTCGTCGACTATCAGATGCCCGGCATGACCGGGGTGGAGGTTGCACACGCGGTGGCCCGGGACGGATTGCGCACCAGGGTGCTGCTCTTGTCGGCCGTCACCGACGGTCCGATCGTGTTCCGGGCGTTGGCGGAGGGCGCGGCGGGCTACCTGGCCAAGGATGCCGACCGCGACGACATCGTGGGCGCCGTGACGCGAGTGGCCAAGGGCGAGACCGTGGTGCCGCCCGAACTCGCCGCGGGCCTCGCAGGCGAGATCCGCATCCGATCGCAATCGGACGCGCCCGCACTGAGCGAGCGCGAACGTCAGGTGCTGACCGGGTTCGCACGCGGCCAGTCGATCCCGCAGGTAGCCGCCGAGCTCTACATCGGCGCGTCGACGGTCAAGACGCACACCCAGCGCCTGTACGAGAAACTGGGCGTCTCCGACCGCGCGGCCGCCGTCGCCGAGGCGATGCGCCGTGGCCTCCTCGAGTAG
- a CDS encoding HNH endonuclease signature motif containing protein, protein MQSTAPALAQMADDEHHSATELVEVLHHSTAVRAAADYRMLQAASLIHDEREQDHLVRLAAELGEQSTSLANLERLAARAAAGQDPRARFGPNGLEAAIAEVGAALTVPPARAREFIEAGSVLRHQLPFIGATLGAGRIDLPRFLAVVRRTALCTPEKLDLLDKIIAADIESREPMSMARFLVMIDKHIATHDPAATRRRRELVDSERNISVPPDRHTPGQSRIGGSLPAEQAAAVDARLTAMAAAVHAEDPRTAAQRRADALVALAHGATTLDCRCETCTPDHDAADIDADAGSASVADNEPDETPSPCAPRPTFHIVVNLSSLLGLDDDPAFLDGQGILDADTARRLVEEARRTYIRPDIVAEPRRIDRYAPSKKLADQVRAGELCCSFPGCNNRAFHADVDHDIPFAQGGPTDSRNLKPLCRFHHRIKTFAVGWRDYHDPLGEVFFQSPAGHTYLGNAFTGRDLFGSLTRTGRPPDDAARRRIDALRARRATSIKRADKRAMDRWNAANPPPF, encoded by the coding sequence ATGCAATCGACCGCGCCCGCGTTGGCCCAGATGGCCGACGATGAGCACCACTCGGCCACCGAGTTGGTCGAGGTGCTCCATCACAGCACCGCGGTGCGCGCGGCCGCCGACTATCGGATGTTGCAGGCCGCCAGTCTCATTCACGACGAACGCGAACAAGACCATCTCGTGCGCCTGGCCGCAGAACTCGGCGAACAATCGACGTCGCTGGCCAACCTCGAGCGCCTCGCCGCGCGTGCCGCCGCCGGACAAGACCCGCGCGCCCGCTTCGGCCCCAACGGCCTCGAAGCCGCCATCGCGGAAGTCGGCGCCGCGCTGACCGTGCCCCCGGCCCGCGCGCGGGAGTTCATCGAAGCCGGCAGCGTGCTGCGCCACCAGTTGCCGTTCATCGGTGCCACCCTGGGCGCCGGACGCATCGACCTGCCCCGCTTTCTCGCAGTGGTGCGTCGCACCGCCCTGTGCACCCCCGAGAAACTCGACCTGCTCGACAAGATCATCGCCGCCGACATCGAGTCCCGCGAGCCGATGTCGATGGCCCGCTTCCTGGTGATGATCGACAAACACATCGCCACCCACGATCCCGCGGCCACCCGCCGACGCCGCGAACTCGTCGATTCCGAGCGAAACATCAGTGTGCCACCCGACCGCCACACCCCGGGCCAGTCTCGCATCGGCGGTTCGCTACCGGCCGAACAGGCCGCCGCCGTCGACGCGCGCCTGACCGCGATGGCCGCCGCGGTGCATGCCGAAGATCCCCGCACCGCTGCCCAACGGCGCGCTGATGCGCTGGTCGCGCTGGCTCACGGGGCCACCACTCTCGACTGCCGGTGCGAAACCTGCACCCCCGACCATGACGCCGCCGACATCGACGCTGACGCCGGCTCCGCATCCGTCGCCGACAACGAGCCCGATGAAACCCCGTCACCGTGTGCGCCGCGGCCGACCTTCCACATCGTCGTCAATCTGAGCAGCCTCCTCGGTCTCGACGACGATCCGGCTTTCCTGGACGGCCAAGGCATTCTCGATGCTGACACCGCCCGCCGACTCGTCGAGGAGGCGCGACGCACGTACATCCGGCCGGATATCGTGGCCGAGCCCCGGCGCATCGACCGCTATGCGCCGAGCAAGAAGCTCGCCGACCAGGTCCGGGCGGGTGAATTGTGCTGCAGCTTCCCCGGCTGCAACAACCGCGCCTTCCACGCCGACGTCGACCACGACATCCCGTTCGCCCAGGGCGGGCCAACCGACTCGCGAAACCTCAAGCCGCTGTGCCGTTTTCACCACCGCATCAAGACCTTCGCGGTCGGCTGGCGCGATTACCACGATCCCCTCGGTGAGGTGTTCTTCCAGTCGCCCGCCGGCCACACCTACCTGGGCAACGCGTTCACCGGACGCGATTTGTTCGGATCTCTCACCCGCACCGGCCGGCCGCCGGACGATGCCGCACGACGACGCATCGACGCCCTCCGCGCTCGACGTGCGACGTCGATCAAACGTGCCGACAAACGGGCGATGGATCGTTGGAACGCGGCGAATCCGCCGCCCTTCTGA
- a CDS encoding PDR/VanB family oxidoreductase, with protein MTDNKITWQRGRVSSVTAAADGIAEIVIATERADRVAPGAHVDVRIDDGDIRSYSVVSAGTDGRSVTLGVRLSPTSRGGSRFMHSLRPGDGIELTAPIQNFPLRIGAARYVLLAGGIGITAMAAMAAALRRVGADYRFVYVGRRRSDMAFLTELVATHGDRLEVRADDEGHGLDVASLVREVDTHTEMYMCGPIRLMDAVRRAWLDRELPLPNLRYETFGNSGWFEAEDFVVTIPRLDVTASVGTGDSLLGALERAGVDMMFDCRKGECGLCQVDVLETDGTIDHRDVFFSEKQKSLSDKLCSCVSRVVHPGGGGGRLVLDVP; from the coding sequence ATGACGGACAACAAGATCACCTGGCAGCGCGGCCGCGTCTCCTCCGTCACCGCCGCTGCCGACGGGATCGCCGAGATCGTGATCGCGACCGAGCGAGCCGACCGGGTCGCCCCGGGCGCACACGTCGACGTCCGCATCGACGATGGTGACATCCGGTCGTACTCCGTCGTCTCCGCCGGAACCGACGGCCGGAGTGTCACGCTCGGGGTGCGCCTGTCTCCGACGTCGCGCGGTGGGTCGCGGTTCATGCACTCACTGCGACCCGGCGACGGGATCGAACTGACCGCGCCGATCCAGAATTTCCCGCTCCGAATCGGCGCAGCACGCTACGTCTTGCTCGCCGGTGGCATCGGGATCACCGCGATGGCCGCGATGGCGGCGGCGCTCCGGCGAGTCGGCGCGGATTACCGGTTCGTCTATGTCGGACGCCGCCGATCCGACATGGCCTTCCTCACCGAACTCGTCGCCACACACGGCGACCGCCTCGAGGTCCGTGCCGACGATGAAGGTCATGGGCTCGACGTCGCGTCACTCGTCCGCGAGGTCGACACGCACACGGAGATGTACATGTGCGGACCGATCCGCCTGATGGACGCCGTACGACGCGCCTGGCTCGACCGCGAATTGCCGCTGCCGAACCTCCGCTACGAGACATTCGGCAACAGCGGCTGGTTCGAGGCCGAGGACTTCGTGGTGACCATCCCGCGCCTGGATGTGACGGCTTCGGTCGGAACGGGCGACTCCCTCCTCGGCGCCCTCGAGCGGGCCGGTGTGGACATGATGTTCGATTGCCGCAAAGGGGAATGCGGCCTCTGCCAGGTCGACGTCCTCGAGACCGATGGCACCATCGACCATCGGGATGTGTTCTTCAGTGAGAAGCAGAAGTCACTGTCGGACAAACTCTGCAGCTGCGTGTCGCGAGTGGTGCATCCCGGTGGTGGTGGCGGCAGGCTCGTCCTGGATGTGCCCTGA